TGCGGGCAGAGCAAAACGTTCTTAGCAAAAAAATCGCTGGCTCAGAAGATAGCGATAGGCCTGAACTTATGAGAGTGGCAAATCTGTTGGCCGAGCGTGTTAAAAACGCTCGCGAAGAGCAGGAAAAGGCAAATAGTGAGTGGAAAAAATTATTATTTGAGATACCAAATATAGTCTCATCAGAAGCCCCGTACGGTGTGGAAGATAAATGCGCAGTTATGAAAACTGTTGGTGATATTCCAGAGTTTGACTTTGAACCGGCAGACCATCTACAGCTCGGAGAGCAGCTGGATGCAATCGACGTGTCAAGAGGGGTAAAGGTTTCGGGTACTCGCTTCTATTTTCTGAAAGGATGGGGCGCCCGGCTTGAGCTTGCGGTTATGAATTTGGCGCTCGATCTGGCGCTTAAGTCTGGACTTACATTGCTTATAACACCAACGCTTGTAAAACCAGAAATAATGCTGGGAACCGGGTTTCTAGGTCGACATGAGGGTGAGGTGTATCGACTGCCAAGCGGGTATTATCTGACCGGAACCAGCGAAGTTGCCATTGCGGGATATCATAGCGATGAGATATTGGATATCTCCTCTGGGCCAATACGATATGCTGGATGGTCCTCTTGTTACAGGAGAGAGGCGGGGTCTCACGGGCGGGACACACGTGGAATTATGCGTGTGCATCAATTTTCCAAACTGGAGATGTTTAGCTATGTTCATCCGCAGCAATCAACCAGAGAACTCGAGCAC
The sequence above is a segment of the Tropheryma whipplei str. Twist genome. Coding sequences within it:
- the serS gene encoding serine--tRNA ligase, which codes for MIDPEILVNTPDIVRLSQKKRGESQSIVEDALIARRNLRTAINNFETLRAEQNVLSKKIAGSEDSDRPELMRVANLLAERVKNAREEQEKANSEWKKLLFEIPNIVSSEAPYGVEDKCAVMKTVGDIPEFDFEPADHLQLGEQLDAIDVSRGVKVSGTRFYFLKGWGARLELAVMNLALDLALKSGLTLLITPTLVKPEIMLGTGFLGRHEGEVYRLPSGYYLTGTSEVAIAGYHSDEILDISSGPIRYAGWSSCYRREAGSHGRDTRGIMRVHQFSKLEMFSYVHPQQSTRELEHIVSMQEKMLNLLEIPYRVSDIAAEELGTSASRKYDLEAWIPSQNTWREVTSASDCTTFQARRLNVRYRDESGRTGYVATLNGTLATTRFLVAILENHQTSNGSIRVPEALRPLLGQDVIER